CCTTGAGCAGGTCCCGAATCTCGGACAAAAGTTTCTCTTGGGCCGTGGGCGCCGGCGGAACGCTGGATTCCTGTTTGCGGCGCATCGTGTTCACCAGCTTGACCAGCAAGAACACCGCCATGGCCACGATCAAAAAGTTGATCACCGCGTTCAGGAACATGCCGTAGTTGATCGTGACCGCGTTATTGTCCGGGCCGTTGACGGGAAGTTCGATCGCCAGCTTTGAAAAGTCGGCCTTGCTGCTGGCCCAGCCGATGGGCGGCATCACGACGTCTTTGACCAGCGAATTCACGATCCCGCCAAATGCCCCGCCGATCACAATCCCCACGGCCATATCGACGACGTTGCCGCGCATCGCGAATTCTTTGAACTCTTGCAGCATGCCCATGACGGGGCTCCTCGTTGACGGAGAGAGAATGTTTTGGGTCGACACTAGCCCGTAGTGGCTGTGAGTTTACTTCACTTGCGGGTCGGTGACTTGTGATGTGGCGGGTTTTTTGCGGGGACCGGTGGTTGAGGGCGTGGCGGCCTTGGGGGCTGGTGCGGTTGGTTCAGGCGGTGCTGGGGAGGACGCCGAGGTCAAGCATTCTCAGGAAGTTGAACGAGATCGCGTGCCACAAGGCTACGGCACGGACTTTGGTCAGGCGGCGGACGCGAAATTGATAAAACCCGCGATTGCGGCAATCGGCGCTGGGGAATTCGGCGATCGAAGGGCGTCGTCGTGGGATTGCTTTCGCGTCCTCCGTGGCCATTCGCTGGCGGAAGGCGAACATCGCGTCGGTGTCACGCATTTGCGTGAAGTAGGTGGCGTCCGTGCTGCCCGGCACGGAGGACGCGAAGTCCGGCTGCAAATAAACTTAGAGTCGATCGGAAACGTCGCCGGAGATGATCACTCGCGCGGCGGATCAGGAACGACTGATTGTCGCCGACGGAGCGGTCCCCCAAGATCTGCGCCGGGGCGCCTTCTTCATCGACCTACTAGTTCCACGTCAACGTCATTCAGCTGGCGCCTCCAACGACTTGCTCAACCAGGCCTTTGCATTGCCGCAGCAAGCCTTCGATGGAACGCAACTTGCTCTCGTCGTCGCGACTGTGGGCCGGGTGCTCGCGGGCTTCCCCAAGCTGGATCGCCAGATCATCAGCAAGTCCCC
This window of the Planctomycetia bacterium genome carries:
- the mscL gene encoding large-conductance mechanosensitive channel protein MscL, with protein sequence MGMLQEFKEFAMRGNVVDMAVGIVIGGAFGGIVNSLVKDVVMPPIGWASSKADFSKLAIELPVNGPDNNAVTINYGMFLNAVINFLIVAMAVFLLVKLVNTMRRKQESSVPPAPTAQEKLLSEIRDLLKERPAAGAGR
- a CDS encoding transposase is translated as MPGSTDATYFTQMRDTDAMFAFRQRMATEDAKAIPRRRPSIAEFPSADCRNRGFYQFRVRRLTKVRAVALWHAISFNFLRMLDLGVLPSTA